The genomic segment ACCCACACCCTTTCCAGCGACTTCCCGGCCCTGCAACTGCCGCCGCAGTTCGGCCAGGTCTGGGCCTTCAAATCCGAGCGCATCTCGCACTACGACGAAGCCGGCCCCGGCTGGTACTGGAACAACTTTTCCTGCGGCGAGCACACCGGCACGCACTTCGACGCCCCGGCGCACTGGATCACCGGCAAAGACCACCCCGACAACACCGTCGACACCATGGACACGCGCAACTTCATCGGCCCGGCCGCCGTGGTCGACGCCAGCGCCGAGGTGGCCGGCAACGACGACTGGCTGCTCACCGTGGACTTCCTCAAAGCCTGGGAAGACCGGCATGGCCGCATTCCCGCCGGCGCCTGGCTGCTGTTTCGCACCGGCTGGGCGAATCGGCTGAGCGACCCCGCCGCTTTCGCCAACCTGCGCGCGGACGGCGCCCACACCCCCGGGCCGACCCAGGAGACCGTGCAATGGCTCATCGGGGAGCGCGACGTGCGCGGCTTCGGCGTGGAGACCATCAACACCGACGCCGGCCAGTCCTACGCCTGGAGCCTGGCCTACCCTTGCCACACCCTCATGCACGGGGCCAACAAATTCGGCTTGCAGTGCCTGCGCAACCTCGACCAGCTCCCGCCCACCGGCGCCGTCATCGTCGCCGCCCCGCTGAAGATCCAGGCCGGCTCCGGCAGTCCGCTGCGCGTGCTGGCCCTGGTGGCGTAAGACATGCCAGCGACAAGCGCTGCGCAGCACCGGTTTCAGGGAGCCTGACATGGCCGAGCGATCATTTGCCAAAGAAGTCCAGCAGTTGCGCGTGCCGGCCGGCACCGAGTTCCGTGGCGAGGGCATCCTCGCCGTCACCAAGGCGCTGCTCGAATCCGGGGTGAGCTACGTCACCGGCTACCAAGGCTCGCCGATTTCGCACCTGATGGATGTGCTGGCCGACGCCCAGCCCATCCTGAACGCGCTGGGCGTGTACTTCGAGCCTGCCGCGAGCGAGGCCGCCGCCGCCGCCGCCCTGTCCGCGTCGGTGAACTACCCGGTGCGCGGCGCGGTGACCTGGAAGTCCACCGTCGGCACCAACGTCGCCTCCGATGCGCTGGCCAACCTGGCCTCCGGCGGCGTCACCGGCGGCGCGCTGATCATCGTCGGCGAGGACTACGGCGAAGGCTCCTCCATCATGCAAGAGCGCACCCACGCCTTTGCGATGAAGTCGCAGATGTGGCTGCTCGACCCCCGGCCGCATTTGCCGTCCATCGTGCAGGCGGTGCACGACGGCTTTGCGCTGTCGGAAGCCACGCACACGCCGGTGATGCTGGAGTTGCGCATCCGCTCATGCCACCTGCACGGCAGCTTCATCACGCGCGAGAACCGCCGGCCTGCGTTCACACTCAAGGACGCGCTGGAGAACCCGCGCCGCGACATCGATCGCATCGTGCTGCCGCCCGCATCCTTTCTGCACGAGCGCGAGAAACTGGAGCAGCGCTGGCCCGCGGCGGTGAAATTCATCACTGAGCGCAAGCTCAACGAATGGGTCGAGGGCGACCTCGAGCACATCGGCATCGTGACCCTGGGCGGCCTGGCCAACAGCGTATTGCGCGCGCTCAAGCTGCTGGGCCAGGCCGACCTGTTCGGCGCCAGCCGCGTGCCGCTGTACATCCTGAACGTCGCCTACCCGCTGATCGAGGACGAGGTGGACCGGTTTTGCCGTGGCAAGCGGGCCGTGCTGATGGTCGAGGAAGGCCAACCCGACTACCTGGAGCAGAACCTCAACACCCTGCTGCGGCGGCGCGGCCTGGACACTGCGGTGCACGGCAAGGATCTGCTGCCCAGGGGCGGCGACTACACCGTGGCGGCCTTGCAAAAGGGCATACAGGGCTTCTTGCAGCGCCACCATCCGGCCGCCTTCGCCGCGCCGGTGGCGCTGTCGCTGGCGGCGCGCAAAGGCGCCGTGGACGATGGCGTGCCGCGCGCGCCTGTGTCCGCAGCGGCGGCGCTGGCGCCGCTGCTGCCGCCGCGTCCGCCCGGGCTGTGCGTGGGCTGCCCCGAGCGGCCGATTTTCTCCTCGCTGAAACTGGTCGAACGCGAACTGGGCATGCACCATGTCTCGGCCGACATCGGCTGCCACCTGTTTTCCATCATGCCGCCGTTCCACCTGGGCGCCACCACCATGGGCTACGGCCTGGGCGGCTCCAGCGCCTCGGCCTTCGCGGCCGGCGCGCAACTGGGCGCCTCCAAGCCGGCGCTGGCCTTCATGGGCGACGGCGGTTTTTGGCACAACGGCCTGACCTCGGGCATCGCCAACGCGGTGTTCAACAAGCAGCGCAACGTGTTCGTGATCGTCGACAACAACTACTCGGCGGCCACCGGCGGCCAGGACCTGCCCTCCTCGCGCGCCGTCAACCCGAACCGCAGCACCATGCACCCCATCGAGCGCGCAGTGCGCGGGGTCGGCGTCGAATGGGTGCGCACCATCACCCGCACCTACGACGTGAAAAGCATGCGCGCGGCCTTGCGCGCGGCCTTGAGCAGCAAGGAGCCTGGCCCCAAGGTGGTGATCGCCCAGAGCGAGTGCATGCTCAACCGCCAGCGGCGCGACAAGCCCGCCACCGCCAAGGCGATCGAGGCCGGCGCGCGCGTCGTCAAGGAACGCTTCGGTGTCGATGCCGCCGTCTGCTCGGGCGACCACGCCTGCATGCGCATCTCGGGCTGCCCGAGCCTGACGCTGGCGCCCAGCGGCGATGCGCTCAAACCCGACCCGGTGGCCAGCGTGGACGAGCACTGCGTGGCCTGCGGCCATTGCGGCGAGGTGGCCGACGCCGCCGTGCTCTGCCCCTCTTTCTACAAGGCCCACAAGGTGCACAACCCGGGCGCTGCCGAGCGCTGGCTGGACCGCTGGCGCCGGCGTGCGCTGGCCTGGCTGCAGGCGCGCCAATGGCGCGCGCGCGCGCACCGGGCGCTGTTCCCGCTGGAGGCGCCGCGATGAGCCAGCTCAGCACCCTGAAGCCGCACAGCATCCACATCGCGATCATGGCCCTCGGAGGCCAGGGCGGCGGGGTTTTGGTGGACTGGATCGTGCGCCTGGCCGAACATGCCGGCTGGACCGCGCAGGCCACGTCGGTGGCCGGGGTCGCCCAGCGCACCGGGGCCACCATCTACTACATCGAACTGGTCGAGCCGACGCCAGGCCAGGCGCCGGTGCTGGCGCTGATGGCCGTGCCCGGCGATGTGGACGTGCTGATCGCCGCCGAACTGATGGAAGCCGGCCGCGCCGTCGAGCGCGGCTTGGTGACCCCCGGGCGCACCACGGTGATCGCCAGCAGCCACCGGGTCTTTGCGATCCAGGAAAAGATGGTGTCGGGCAACGGCATTGCCGATAGCGCCCAGGTGCTGGACATCGTGCGGCGCGAGGCCCGTCATCTGGTCATGGCCGACATG from the Verminephrobacter eiseniae EF01-2 genome contains:
- a CDS encoding cyclase family protein — its product is MTTSLAQFAQDIASGALRVIDLTHTLSSDFPALQLPPQFGQVWAFKSERISHYDEAGPGWYWNNFSCGEHTGTHFDAPAHWITGKDHPDNTVDTMDTRNFIGPAAVVDASAEVAGNDDWLLTVDFLKAWEDRHGRIPAGAWLLFRTGWANRLSDPAAFANLRADGAHTPGPTQETVQWLIGERDVRGFGVETINTDAGQSYAWSLAYPCHTLMHGANKFGLQCLRNLDQLPPTGAVIVAAPLKIQAGSGSPLRVLALVA
- a CDS encoding thiamine pyrophosphate-dependent enzyme; translated protein: MAERSFAKEVQQLRVPAGTEFRGEGILAVTKALLESGVSYVTGYQGSPISHLMDVLADAQPILNALGVYFEPAASEAAAAAALSASVNYPVRGAVTWKSTVGTNVASDALANLASGGVTGGALIIVGEDYGEGSSIMQERTHAFAMKSQMWLLDPRPHLPSIVQAVHDGFALSEATHTPVMLELRIRSCHLHGSFITRENRRPAFTLKDALENPRRDIDRIVLPPASFLHEREKLEQRWPAAVKFITERKLNEWVEGDLEHIGIVTLGGLANSVLRALKLLGQADLFGASRVPLYILNVAYPLIEDEVDRFCRGKRAVLMVEEGQPDYLEQNLNTLLRRRGLDTAVHGKDLLPRGGDYTVAALQKGIQGFLQRHHPAAFAAPVALSLAARKGAVDDGVPRAPVSAAAALAPLLPPRPPGLCVGCPERPIFSSLKLVERELGMHHVSADIGCHLFSIMPPFHLGATTMGYGLGGSSASAFAAGAQLGASKPALAFMGDGGFWHNGLTSGIANAVFNKQRNVFVIVDNNYSAATGGQDLPSSRAVNPNRSTMHPIERAVRGVGVEWVRTITRTYDVKSMRAALRAALSSKEPGPKVVIAQSECMLNRQRRDKPATAKAIEAGARVVKERFGVDAAVCSGDHACMRISGCPSLTLAPSGDALKPDPVASVDEHCVACGHCGEVADAAVLCPSFYKAHKVHNPGAAERWLDRWRRRALAWLQARQWRARAHRALFPLEAPR